From the genome of Agromyces intestinalis:
CAAGCGCGCATTCGTCGATGAGGGCACCACCCTCAAGCGATTCCAGCCGCGTGCGCAGGGTCGTGCATTCCGCATCAACAAGCGCACGAGCCACATCACCGTGGTCCTCGCCACGCCCGAGGAGGGTACGAAGTAATGGGTCAGAAGGTCAACCCGTACGGCTTCCGTCTCGGCATCACCACCGACCACGTGTCGCGGTGGTTCTCAGACTCGACGAAGCCCGGTCAGCGCTACGCCGACTACCTGGCCGAGGACGTGCGCATCCGCAAGATGCTGCAGACGTCGCTCGACCGCGCCGGTGTCAGCCGCATCGAGATCGAGCGCACCCGCGACCGCGTCCGCGTGGACATCCACACGGCGCGTCCCGGCATCGTGATCGGCCGCCGCGGCGCCGAGGCCGAGCGCATCCGCGCCGACCTCGAGAAGCTCACCAGCAAGCAGATCCAGCTCAACATCCTCGAGGTGAAGAACCCCGAGGCCGACGCCCAGCTCGTCGCGCAGGGCATCGCCGAGCAGCTCTCGGCTCGTGTGGCGTTCCGCCGCGCGATGCGCAAGGGCCTGCAGGGTGCGCAGCGCGCCGGCGCCAAGGGCGTCCGGATCCAGGTGTCGGGCCGTCTCGGCGGCGCCGAGATGAGCCGGTCGGAGTTCTACCGCGAGGGTCGTGTGCCGCTGCACACGCTGCGCGCGAACATCGACTACGGCTTCTACGAGGCCAAGACCACCTTCGGCCGCATCGGCGTGAAGGTCTGGATCTACAAGGGCGACATCACGAACAAGGAGCTCGCGCGCGAGCAGGCGGCTCAGAAGCCGTCGCGCGACCGCAGCGACCGTCCCCGCCGCGACCGCGCCCCCAAGGCCGAGCCGGCGACCGCAGGAGTTGAGGCGTAACCATGTTGATTCCCCGTCGAGTCAAGTACCGCAAGCAGCACCACCCCGGCCGGAGCGGCCAGGCCACCGGCGGCACGAAGGTCTCCTTCGGCGAGTTCGGTATCCAGGCCCTCACGCCCGCGTACGTGACGAACCGTCAGATCGAGTCCGCTCGTATCGCGATGACCCGTCACATCAAGCGTGGCGGCAAGGTGTGGATCAACATCTACCCTGACCGTCCGCTCACGAAGAAGCCCGCCGAGACCCGCATGGGTTCCGGTAAGGGTTCGCCCGAGTGGTGGGTCGCCAACGTCAAGCCGGGTCGAGTCCTCTTCGAGGTCTCCGGCGTCTCCGAGGAACTCGCTCGTGAGGCCATGACCCGTGCCATCCACAAGCTGCCCCTCAAGGCACGCATCATCAAGCGCGAGGAGGGCGACGCATAATGGCCGTCGGAACCAAGGGGCTCGAGTCGATCGAGCTCGACACCTTCGAGGACGAGCGTCTCGTCGACGAGCTGAAGAAGGCCAAGGAAGAGCTGTTCAACCTGCGCTTCCAGGCCGCCACCGGTCAGCTCGAGAGCCACGGGCGCCTCCGCGCCGTGAAGAAGGACATCGCTCGCATCTACACGGTCATCCGTGAGCGCGAGCTCGGCATCCGCGCCACCCCGGCTCCGGTCGAGGTGCCCGCGAAGGCCGAGAAGAAGACGAAGAAGGCTGCCAAGACCGAGGCTGACGCCCCGGCCGAGGCCGCAGAGACGAAGGAGGCCTGAACATGGCTGAGACCAAGAAGGCTGCTGCAGCCGAGGTCGCCGTCGAGGCCCCCGAGGCTCGTGGCTACCGCAAGGTGCGCCGCGGCTACGTCGTCAGCGACAAGATGGAGAAGACCATCGTCGTCGAGGTCGAGGACCGCGTGAAGCACCCCCTGTACGGCAAGGTCATCCGCCGCACCTCCAAGGTGAAGGCGCACGACGAGCTCAACACCGCCGGCATCGGCGACCTGGTCGTCATCTCGGAGACCCGTCCGCTCAGCGCCACCAAGCGCTGGCGCCTGGTCGAGATCCTCGAGAAGGCGAAGTAGGCCTCGGCCTGCTTCTGAGAAGGAGACTGAAGTGCTTCAGCAGGAATCACGAGTCAAGGTCGCCGACAACACCGGTGCGAAGGAACTCCTGACCATCCGCGTGCTCGGTGGCTCGAGCCGCCGCTACGCCGGCCTGGGCGACGTCATCGTCGCGACCGTCAAGGACGCGATCCCGGGCGGCAACGTGAAGAAGGGCGATGTGGTCAAGGCCGTCATCGTCCGCACCGTGAAGGAGACCCGTCGTCCCGACGGCTCCTACATCAAGTTCGACGAGAACGCCGCGGTGATCCTCAAGAACGACGGTGACCCCCGCGGCACCCGCATCTTCGGGCCGGTCGGCCGGGAGCTTCGCGACAAGAAGTTCATGAAGATCATCTCGCTGGCGCCGGAGGTGCTGTAACCATGGCGAACATCAAGAAGGGCGACCTGGTCCAGGTCATCTCGGGTAAGAGCCAGGCCCGCGGCGGAGACCGCGGCAAGCAGGGCAAGGTCATCGAGGTGCTGGTCGACCAGGAGCGCGTGGTCGTGCAGGGCGTGAACTACGTCACCAAGCACGTGCGCGTCGGTCAGACCCAGCGCGGCTCGAAGACGGGCGGCATCGAGACCCACGAGGCCCCGATCCACGTCTCGAACGTCGCGATCGTCGACCCCGAGACCAAGAAGCCGACCCGCGTCGGCTTCCGCAACGAAACCGTGACGAAGGACGGCGTCGAGAAGACGGTCCGCGTTCGTTACGCCAAGAAGTCAGGTAAGGACCTCTGATGACCGACACTGCCGTGGAGGCTGGCAAAATCCAGCCCCGCCTGAAGCAGAAGTACCGTGGCGAGATCGTCGCGAACCTCACCGAGCAGTTCGGGTTCTCGAACGTGCACCAGGTGCCGGGTCTGGTGAAGATCGTCGTGAACATGGGCGTCGGCGAGGCCGCGCGCGATGGCAAGGTCATCGACGGCGCGATCGCCGACCTCACCCAGATCACCGGCCAGAAGCCGCAGGTCACCAAGGCTCGCAAGTCGATCGCCCAGTTCAAGCTGCGCGAGGGCCAGCCGATCGGCGCCCACGTGACGCTGCGCGGCGACCGGATGTGGGAGTTCCTCGACCGCCTCCTGTCGCTCGCGCTGCCGCGCATCCGCGACTTCCGCGGCCTCTCGGACCAGCAGTTCGACGGCAACGGCAACTACACCTTCGGTCTCACGGAGCAGAGCGTGTTCCACGAGATCAACCAGGACAAGATCGACCGCGTCCGCGGCATGGACATCACCGTGGTGACCACCGCCAAGACCGACGACGAGGGTCGTGCGCTGCTGAAGGCGCTCGGCTTCCCGTTCAAGTCGAGCGAGTCCGCCAACTGAACCCGGATGCCGCGGGCGAGAGTCCGCGGCATCCACCCGGTTCCCGGCACCCGCCGGCAACCACCACCACAGGTCAGTCCCCGTGCAACGGGTCCTGAAACCTGGTGAACGTTAAGGAAACGAACGTCATGACGATGACCGATCCGGTCGCTGACATGCTGACCCGTCTGCGCAACGCCAATTCCGCGCACCACGACACCGTGTCGATGCCGCACTCGAAGCTCAAGGGGCGCATCGCCGAGATCCTGAAGGCCGAGGGCTACATCGCCGACTTCGAGATCACCGATGCGCGCGTCGGCAAGACGCTGACGCTGAACCTCAAGTTCGGCCCGAACCGCGAGCGTTCGATCGCGGGCATCAAGCGCGTCTCGAAGCCCGGTCTCCGGGTGTACGCGAAGTCGACCGAGCTGCCCAAGGTGCTCGGCGGCCTCGGCG
Proteins encoded in this window:
- the rpsQ gene encoding 30S ribosomal protein S17 encodes the protein MAETKKAAAAEVAVEAPEARGYRKVRRGYVVSDKMEKTIVVEVEDRVKHPLYGKVIRRTSKVKAHDELNTAGIGDLVVISETRPLSATKRWRLVEILEKAK
- the rpsC gene encoding 30S ribosomal protein S3; the protein is MGQKVNPYGFRLGITTDHVSRWFSDSTKPGQRYADYLAEDVRIRKMLQTSLDRAGVSRIEIERTRDRVRVDIHTARPGIVIGRRGAEAERIRADLEKLTSKQIQLNILEVKNPEADAQLVAQGIAEQLSARVAFRRAMRKGLQGAQRAGAKGVRIQVSGRLGGAEMSRSEFYREGRVPLHTLRANIDYGFYEAKTTFGRIGVKVWIYKGDITNKELAREQAAQKPSRDRSDRPRRDRAPKAEPATAGVEA
- the rplE gene encoding 50S ribosomal protein L5, whose amino-acid sequence is MTDTAVEAGKIQPRLKQKYRGEIVANLTEQFGFSNVHQVPGLVKIVVNMGVGEAARDGKVIDGAIADLTQITGQKPQVTKARKSIAQFKLREGQPIGAHVTLRGDRMWEFLDRLLSLALPRIRDFRGLSDQQFDGNGNYTFGLTEQSVFHEINQDKIDRVRGMDITVVTTAKTDDEGRALLKALGFPFKSSESAN
- the rplN gene encoding 50S ribosomal protein L14 → MLQQESRVKVADNTGAKELLTIRVLGGSSRRYAGLGDVIVATVKDAIPGGNVKKGDVVKAVIVRTVKETRRPDGSYIKFDENAAVILKNDGDPRGTRIFGPVGRELRDKKFMKIISLAPEVL
- the rplP gene encoding 50S ribosomal protein L16; this encodes MLIPRRVKYRKQHHPGRSGQATGGTKVSFGEFGIQALTPAYVTNRQIESARIAMTRHIKRGGKVWINIYPDRPLTKKPAETRMGSGKGSPEWWVANVKPGRVLFEVSGVSEELAREAMTRAIHKLPLKARIIKREEGDA
- the rpsH gene encoding 30S ribosomal protein S8 codes for the protein MTMTDPVADMLTRLRNANSAHHDTVSMPHSKLKGRIAEILKAEGYIADFEITDARVGKTLTLNLKFGPNRERSIAGIKRVSKPGLRVYAKSTELPKVLGGLGVAILSTSSGLLTDRQAEKKGVGGEVLAYVW
- the rpmC gene encoding 50S ribosomal protein L29: MAVGTKGLESIELDTFEDERLVDELKKAKEELFNLRFQAATGQLESHGRLRAVKKDIARIYTVIRERELGIRATPAPVEVPAKAEKKTKKAAKTEADAPAEAAETKEA
- the rplX gene encoding 50S ribosomal protein L24, with protein sequence MANIKKGDLVQVISGKSQARGGDRGKQGKVIEVLVDQERVVVQGVNYVTKHVRVGQTQRGSKTGGIETHEAPIHVSNVAIVDPETKKPTRVGFRNETVTKDGVEKTVRVRYAKKSGKDL